Proteins found in one Oncorhynchus mykiss isolate Arlee chromosome 17, USDA_OmykA_1.1, whole genome shotgun sequence genomic segment:
- the dnsl3 gene encoding Deoxyribonuclease gamma (The RefSeq protein has 3 substitutions compared to this genomic sequence) produces the protein MKVASFNVRRLGTSKVADKNVLKYLIKIVSRYSVFLILEVVDRTGQAMTTFLNELNDTRANKKHPYTMVKSTRLGRDTYKEQFVFLYREDHVKLTDSYQYKDNQVGDEDAFAREPYILRFTCLNTVLKDLVLIPVHTKPEDSVKELDELYDVVKVVKRKWKTDNIMILGDFNADGSYVTKKGMTNIRIRSDKKFHWVIGDDVDTTANTSNDHTYDRIVMYGDDMLEAMVPNSAKPFNYHKAFHLSEAMALSISDHYPVEVELTTAETVPQKKEEKEIEEVESPSVNPIPQKKKRLVRKLIGKSKQA, from the exons ATGAAGGTGGCGTCCTTCAACGTCAGAAGATTGGGCACAAGCAAAGTGGCTGATAAGAATGTCCTGAAATATCTCATCAAG ATTGTGTCCCGTTACAGTGTCTTCTTGATCCTAGAAGTGGTTGATAGGACTGGCCAGGCCATGACAACGTTCCTTAAAGAGCTAAATGACACAAG GGCCAACAAGAAGCATCCTTACACCATGGTGAAGAGTACCAGACTGGGGCGCGACACCTACAAGGAACAGTTTGTCTTCCTCTACAG AGAGGACCATGTGAAGCTGACTGACAGCTATCAGTATAAGGACAACCAGGTGGGAGACGAGGACGCCTTCGCTAGAGAGCCCTACATCCTCCGCTTCACCTGTCTCAATACAG TGCTGAAAGACCTCGTGTTGATCCCGGTGCACACCAAGCCTGAAGACTCTGTGAAGGAATTGGATGAGCTGTACGACGTCGTGAAAGTAGTGAAGAGGAAGTGGAAGACTGAT AACATCATGATCCTGGGCGATTTCAATGCGGACGGAAGTTATGTCACCAAGAAAGGCATGACGAATATCCGTATCCGTAGTGACAAGAAGTTCCACTGGGTGATTGGAGATGATGTGGACACCACAGCCAACACAAGCAACGACCACACCTACGACAG GATTGTGATGTACGGGGATGATATGTTGGAGGCGATGGTCCCCAACTCAGCCAAGCCCTTCAACTACCACAAAGCCTTTCACTTATCTGAAGCTATG GCTTTGAGTATCAGTGACCACTACCCTGTAGAGGTGGAGCTGACGACGGCTGAAACTGTACCACAGAAGAAAGAGGAAAAAGAGATAGAGGAAGTAGAGACTCCCAGTGTAAATCCAATACCACGGAAGAAGAAAAGACTCGTGAGAAAGTTAATAGGGAAGTCAAAACAAG